A genomic stretch from Anaerolineae bacterium includes:
- a CDS encoding P-II family nitrogen regulator, translated as MKKIEAIIKPFKLDEVKDALGSIGIQGMTVSEVKGFGRQRGHIETYRGAEYQIDFIPKIKIEIVVDASIADQVVATISEKAKTGKIGDGKIFVLQMEKAVRIRTGESGKDAL; from the coding sequence ATGAAAAAGATCGAAGCAATCATCAAGCCTTTCAAGCTGGACGAAGTAAAAGATGCTCTCGGCAGTATCGGCATACAAGGCATGACGGTCAGCGAAGTCAAAGGGTTCGGGCGTCAACGTGGACATATAGAAACGTATCGTGGAGCTGAATACCAGATCGACTTTATACCAAAAATAAAAATTGAGATTGTGGTTGACGCTTCCATCGCAGATCAGGTCGTGGCTACCATTTCTGAAAAGGCCAAAACAGGCAAAATAGGCGACGGTAAAATATTTGTTTTGCAGATGGAAAAAGCCGTAAGGATCAGAACCGGGGAATCCGGAAAGGACGCACTATAA